Sequence from the Clostridium botulinum genome:
TAATTCAACATTAAGGATTTCTTATTATTATTCTATATCACTATAAATTTTTATTTGTTACATATGTGTGTCCTATTTCTTACAAAATAGTTTCATTTTAAATGATTTATTATAAAATTATATTTTTATATAACATTCATGTATTTCCAAAGAAATTTATATAAAATAATTGTAATTTCACTTTATTTATTACATATATCAATATATATTTAACACATAGTATATTACAAATATATTGTTATGTACATTAAAATTATTATGATATTATATAATTATTATTAATTTAATTAAGGAGAGAAGTTTTATGGAATATAAGTTTGTATATGATGATAAAGAATATCTATTAAATAAGGAAAATTGCGATGGTATATTTTTAGATTCTGATGATGAATCTGAAGAAATTGAAGAATTATCATTAGATATAATTTTAAATGCTTTATGTGAAGGTGATAATGTTAATTTTTCAAAAGAATTCTACGGAGATAAATGCTACTGTGATTCTCAAGAAAAAATAAATAAATCTTATGCTTATTTAGAATATCATTTTTATATTTATACAAAAGAAAATAAGTATGTAATAAATACACTATGTAAAGAATATAAAAATACATCTTATAATAAGCTTGCTAGAGCTGGAAAAATAGATAATAGTTATATTGTTAGCATAGTTGTTTGTCCTTGTTGTGGTAATTACACAATAGAAATTGAGCAATGTACAGTTTAATATTTTTATGAGTATAGAGTGGTTTTAAAACATATCTATGCTCTTTTTTTATTGGCTATGTTTTAGCATAGTTATGATATATACATTTAAAACATAGCCTAAAATTTAAATAATTATATATCTATCTTATGAAAAATAATTACTGAAATTTATTTTCCAGTTGAGAGAATTTAAATTCTAAAATTGTCCACAAATTTTTTAATAATATAAATTTCTAAATAATAAAAAAAACACTAACTATTTGTTAGTGTTTTTTTGGTGGCTCGAACTGGAATCGAACCAGTGACACGAGGATTTTCAGTCCTCTGCTCTACCGACTGAGCTATCGAGCCATGCTTACCTGGCAACGTCTTACTCTCCCACACAGTCTCCCGTGCAGTACCATCAGCGCTGTAGACCTTAACTTTCCTGTTCGGAATGGAGAGGAGTGTTACCTCTACGCCGTCATCACCAGATCACAAGTAGTATTATATCTAGATATCACTATTATGTCAACAACTTTTCTAAACTTTTTTTGATTTTTTGTTTTTTTATTGATATTAAGGCTAAATATATACCCCTTTAACACTTGATATTACTAGCATTAATAGGATTCTAAATATAATATATAAAAGTATTTATTTTTTTAAATTAAAACCTTATAACTTAAAAACATGGCTTAATTTCAATAAATTTTCTTATTATATTTTTTATTTTCTTGCGCATTCTTTTGATTTTTCTAATAAAATATCTATTCCATGTTTTATATCATTTAATACAAATCCTAATGCTTCCTTACATGCTTTTGGACTTCCTGGCAAATTAACTATTAATGTTTTTCCTCTAATTCCAGAAACAGCTCTTGATAACATTGCTCTTTTAGTTATTTGAAGACTATAATATCTTATGGCTTCACATATTCCTGGTGCTTCTCTTTCAATAACCATCTTAGTCACCTCTGGAGTTATATCTCTTGGAGAAAATCCAGTTCCTCCTGTACTTAAAATAAGATTAACATTAAGTTCATCACTCATATATATAAATTCTTTTGACAATCTCTCCTTATCATCAGGAAGAATTATTTGCCTTACAACTTCAAAATCATTACATTCCACTATTTCCTTTATTACTGCTCCACTTTTATCTTCTCTTTCACCTACATATCCTTTATCACTACTCGTAATAATTCCAACTGTATACATTAATCCAAACCTCCCAAATATCTATTGCTAAAAGAATTTCAGTGTTTTAGCTATCTTTTAACTAAGTAACTATTACAAATTATATCATAATAAAATACATAATTACCAATATTTAATTATAAAATATTAATATAATTTATTACTATAAGTCTTTTCCAAAAGTATATGTATATTTAAAAATTAATTGCCTATTATATAATTATATTTTTAATAAAGATAAGCTAAAGAATTTAATTTTAACTCTTTAGCTTATCTTTATTTATGACTATGTTTTAAGTGAATGTTGATATTTTAGTATAAGGGCGAACTGGTATTGGAACTTACTCAGCGAATCTAAATGAATCAAGTTTCATTTTTAACTTCTGTCCATGAGCTTTATACTACAATATCAACACGGCTTTAAAGCATAGCCTAATTTATTTATATAAAATTTATTTTAATCAATAGATATATAAATATGGATTTCTGCATTTTCCATATCACAATTTTGATA
This genomic interval carries:
- a CDS encoding DUF3785 family protein gives rise to the protein MEYKFVYDDKEYLLNKENCDGIFLDSDDESEEIEELSLDIILNALCEGDNVNFSKEFYGDKCYCDSQEKINKSYAYLEYHFYIYTKENKYVINTLCKEYKNTSYNKLARAGKIDNSYIVSIVVCPCCGNYTIEIEQCTV
- a CDS encoding MogA/MoaB family molybdenum cofactor biosynthesis protein, whose protein sequence is MYTVGIITSSDKGYVGEREDKSGAVIKEIVECNDFEVVRQIILPDDKERLSKEFIYMSDELNVNLILSTGGTGFSPRDITPEVTKMVIEREAPGICEAIRYYSLQITKRAMLSRAVSGIRGKTLIVNLPGSPKACKEALGFVLNDIKHGIDILLEKSKECARK